The candidate division KSB1 bacterium genome window below encodes:
- a CDS encoding sigma-70 family RNA polymerase sigma factor, protein MNALKRLTAGFHRFRQSSSRLHVEAFSRQNLLLCVFVIIILCCKPDAVWMVIYLGMALLFTDGSDLDLVRRCANDPHNPVLWREFTRRYEGAIRQSILRTLQQQNRQYAARLPATVDDIVQDVYLRLLQHNGRAFQMFKGFTEAAWFRYLRVIARHLTLNHLRNNSAGKRPPINFSLDAGSDFDCERQLQGRKSGEHELTTDEKIRMLELHDQINHSLDLALRGPNKSRDKLLFQLHYFDGLSVEQIASFPGIAMTAHAVEVALSRVRQRLAHFVNRS, encoded by the coding sequence TTGAACGCCCTGAAACGCCTGACTGCCGGATTTCACCGTTTCCGGCAATCATCTTCCCGCCTGCACGTCGAGGCTTTTTCCCGTCAAAACCTGCTCCTATGCGTTTTCGTGATCATCATCCTGTGCTGCAAGCCGGATGCGGTTTGGATGGTCATTTACCTGGGCATGGCGCTTTTGTTTACTGACGGCTCTGATCTGGATTTGGTGCGGCGGTGTGCGAATGATCCCCATAATCCGGTTCTATGGCGCGAATTCACAAGACGCTATGAGGGGGCCATTCGCCAAAGCATTCTGCGGACGTTGCAACAACAAAACCGGCAGTATGCCGCCAGATTGCCGGCAACCGTGGACGACATCGTTCAGGATGTTTATCTGCGGCTGCTGCAGCACAATGGCAGAGCCTTCCAGATGTTCAAGGGCTTCACTGAAGCAGCCTGGTTTCGTTATCTGCGTGTTATTGCCAGGCACCTCACGCTCAATCACCTGCGCAACAACAGCGCGGGCAAGCGGCCGCCCATCAACTTCTCGCTCGACGCCGGCAGCGATTTCGACTGCGAGCGGCAATTACAGGGCCGGAAGTCTGGCGAGCATGAGTTGACGACCGACGAAAAAATTCGCATGCTGGAGCTGCACGATCAAATCAACCATTCTTTGGACCTGGCTTTGCGCGGCCCCAACAAGTCGCGTGACAAGCTCCTGTTTCAACTCCACTACTTTGACGGTCTCAGTGTCGAACAGATCGCCTCTTTCCCGGGTATCGCAATGACGGCGCACGCGGTGGAAGTTGCGCTCAGCCGCGTGCGGCAGCGGCTGGCGCATTTTGTAAACCGGTCGTGA
- a CDS encoding Gfo/Idh/MocA family oxidoreductase: MPDTKPLRFGFVGAGRMARVHAQVLRELGGTEMVAWSAGHWHNAVRAAAEFGGEAMMTQDLLKHPGLDVILVSSPTALHHEHVIAALAAGRHVFCEKPMARTERQAEAMLNAARQSSGCLYVGHTLRFFPHYAKARELLRAGVIGTLHKVTCRRLNAMTAEDRSSWFFDFSQSGGCVLDLMIHDFDFLQWCLGRATRVEAETVPSKDPAGWQHAIVHLYFKGGARAEVEGSWLHHRHERALLFSGELGRITIDAEDGLLHVENNRGRELVPVPTGDGYRAQMRQFLDHVRHGTPLLVTPEDSYHALTIALTALRKLGKQ, translated from the coding sequence ATGCCAGACACGAAACCTCTCCGCTTCGGCTTTGTCGGAGCGGGGCGCATGGCGCGCGTGCATGCCCAGGTTTTGCGCGAACTGGGCGGCACCGAGATGGTGGCGTGGTCGGCGGGTCACTGGCACAACGCTGTCAGGGCCGCGGCGGAATTTGGCGGGGAGGCCATGATGACGCAGGACCTGCTCAAACACCCCGGCCTTGATGTCATCCTGGTCAGCAGCCCGACGGCCCTGCATCACGAGCATGTCATCGCCGCGCTCGCCGCCGGCAGGCATGTCTTCTGTGAAAAACCCATGGCACGCACCGAAAGGCAGGCGGAGGCCATGCTCAACGCCGCGCGCCAGTCCAGCGGCTGCCTTTATGTGGGGCACACGCTGCGCTTCTTTCCACACTACGCCAAGGCGCGCGAGCTGCTGCGTGCCGGCGTCATCGGCACACTGCACAAAGTCACCTGCCGCCGCTTGAACGCGATGACCGCCGAAGACCGCAGCTCCTGGTTTTTCGATTTCAGCCAGAGCGGCGGCTGCGTGCTCGACCTGATGATTCATGATTTCGACTTCCTGCAGTGGTGCCTGGGCCGGGCCACCCGCGTGGAGGCGGAAACCGTGCCCAGCAAGGATCCCGCGGGCTGGCAGCATGCGATCGTCCATTTGTATTTCAAAGGCGGGGCGCGGGCGGAAGTCGAGGGCAGTTGGCTGCACCATCGCCATGAACGCGCGCTGCTCTTCTCGGGCGAGCTGGGCCGCATCACCATCGATGCGGAGGACGGCCTGCTGCATGTGGAAAACAACCGCGGCCGCGAGCTGGTGCCGGTGCCGACGGGCGACGGCTACCGCGCGCAAATGAGGCAGTTTCTCGATCATGTGCGCCACGGCACGCCCTTGCTGGTGACCCCGGAAGACAGCTACCACGCGCTGACGATCGCGCTCACCGCCCTGCGCAAACTCGGCAAGCAATGA
- a CDS encoding class I SAM-dependent methyltransferase has protein sequence MTPLASAIAAMLAHRRPFFETCTAFRLCHHELGRGLTIDYYDGYLLLIYYANFPEQKLAGLAHAVAEGLVAAALPVQGALARFRPDNLSHATAEPDPAHPRATLLFGNAPPPRFTIREYDLQFVVSFEQGHSTGLFLDMKQARQELKQLLARGAQVLNLFSYTGGFSIAAARAGAGRVIEVDTSAKWLQWARENQVLNQVSVVRQRREEAIRFLHKQKEGSFDVIICDPPTYATQKSGSRFTLEKGYASMIPEFFRVLRAGGHLLACTNYHGLSPAKFFRLFGEVFTLRRQISSSADFAGDDYLKVGWFQAKRG, from the coding sequence ATGACTCCACTGGCCTCGGCGATCGCGGCCATGCTTGCGCATCGCCGACCGTTTTTCGAGACATGCACGGCCTTTCGTCTTTGCCATCATGAGCTGGGCCGGGGCCTGACCATCGACTATTATGACGGCTATCTGTTGTTGATTTATTACGCCAATTTCCCCGAACAAAAACTCGCCGGCCTGGCGCACGCCGTGGCTGAAGGTCTGGTGGCGGCCGCCCTGCCGGTGCAGGGCGCGCTGGCCCGTTTCCGGCCCGACAATCTTTCCCACGCCACTGCCGAGCCGGACCCCGCCCACCCTCGTGCCACCTTGTTGTTCGGGAATGCGCCGCCGCCGCGCTTCACGATTCGCGAATATGATCTGCAATTCGTCGTGTCATTCGAGCAAGGCCACAGCACGGGCCTGTTTCTCGATATGAAGCAGGCACGGCAGGAGCTGAAGCAGCTTCTCGCGCGCGGCGCGCAGGTGCTGAATTTGTTTTCCTACACCGGCGGCTTTTCGATTGCCGCCGCACGTGCCGGTGCCGGCCGCGTCATTGAAGTCGACACCAGTGCCAAGTGGCTGCAGTGGGCGCGCGAGAATCAGGTGCTCAATCAAGTCAGCGTGGTGCGCCAGCGCCGCGAGGAGGCCATCCGTTTTCTGCACAAACAGAAGGAGGGCTCCTTCGACGTGATCATTTGCGATCCGCCCACCTATGCCACACAAAAGTCCGGCAGCCGTTTCACACTGGAGAAGGGCTATGCCAGCATGATCCCGGAGTTCTTCCGCGTGCTGCGTGCCGGCGGCCATTTGCTGGCGTGCACGAACTATCACGGGCTTTCTCCCGCGAAGTTCTTCCGTCTGTTTGGGGAGGTCTTCACTTTGCGGCGGCAAATCTCCAGCAGCGCGGATTTCGCCGGGGATGACTATCTCAAGGTCGGCTGGTTTCAGGCTAAACGTGGTTGA
- a CDS encoding PP2C family protein-serine/threonine phosphatase codes for MSPIRLARPSLNNAFSQRPWRERRRFATAVFFLFCGVGALSVLVNHAAVPMPVYFVLAMMLASGLFAGSFVLFFGRLLPMILCLAVFLTAMILLTKWGSHLQQRELPHTHELTAGAAGHQTQPAATVWQTSLRRALVRDTLLTLLMIVLSYVTFIDAFNKEWEKRATVESELRVARRIQQNLLPPPEKILPGWRLHGVLQPAATVAGDYFDYLEFAGGANAALVADASGHGVAAGLLMTMLKGQLFTLITEPYEAAALFNRLNDSVRRLAPRNMFVTAVMVVLTQDHSGGIEVVTAGHPPLLYLDAARGRVTELGTPAAALGLHARLSPAPQRFTLNHNDLVLLYTDGVVEQMNAAGTQWGIERLKTELQQHHHLPLAELCQCLLQAGAAFRGRVAPHDDMTLLAIRREPRLSGKS; via the coding sequence TTGTCCCCCATCCGGCTGGCGCGACCATCCTTGAACAACGCCTTCTCGCAGCGGCCCTGGCGCGAACGCCGGCGCTTTGCCACGGCGGTCTTTTTTCTGTTTTGCGGTGTCGGTGCGCTGAGCGTGCTGGTCAATCACGCCGCGGTGCCCATGCCGGTGTACTTTGTGCTGGCAATGATGCTTGCTTCCGGGCTGTTTGCCGGCAGCTTTGTGCTGTTCTTCGGCCGTCTCTTGCCCATGATCCTGTGCCTGGCGGTATTTTTGACGGCCATGATACTGCTCACGAAATGGGGTTCGCACCTGCAACAACGAGAGCTGCCGCACACGCATGAATTAACGGCCGGCGCAGCAGGCCACCAAACGCAGCCGGCAGCCACAGTGTGGCAAACTTCTCTGCGCCGTGCGCTGGTGCGCGACACCCTGCTGACACTGCTGATGATTGTGTTGAGTTACGTCACTTTCATCGATGCCTTCAATAAAGAATGGGAGAAACGCGCGACGGTGGAGTCGGAATTGCGGGTGGCACGCCGCATCCAGCAGAACTTGCTGCCGCCGCCGGAAAAAATTCTCCCCGGCTGGCGTTTGCACGGCGTGTTGCAACCAGCCGCCACCGTGGCGGGCGACTATTTTGATTATCTGGAATTCGCCGGCGGTGCAAACGCCGCGCTGGTTGCCGATGCCTCCGGCCATGGCGTGGCGGCCGGCCTGCTGATGACCATGCTGAAGGGCCAACTTTTTACCCTGATCACCGAGCCCTATGAGGCCGCGGCACTTTTCAATCGTCTCAACGACAGTGTGCGGCGGCTGGCACCCCGCAACATGTTCGTCACCGCTGTCATGGTGGTGCTGACGCAGGATCACTCCGGCGGCATCGAAGTGGTAACTGCCGGCCATCCCCCGCTGCTGTATCTGGATGCCGCGCGCGGCCGCGTGACCGAGCTGGGCACGCCCGCAGCCGCCCTGGGCTTGCACGCCCGCCTGTCTCCCGCTCCGCAGCGTTTCACGCTCAACCATAATGACCTGGTGTTGCTTTACACCGATGGCGTGGTCGAGCAAATGAACGCCGCCGGCACACAATGGGGGATCGAACGGCTGAAAACCGAATTGCAACAGCATCACCATCTGCCGCTGGCCGAACTGTGCCAGTGCCTGCTGCAGGCGGGTGCGGCTTTTCGCGGCCGGGTTGCGCCCCATGATGACATGACCCTGCTCGCCATCCGGCGCGAGCCCCGTCTGTCCGGAAAAAGCTGA
- a CDS encoding M28 family metallopeptidase, protein MKYTMAVRWWPAGAAAKEVRALAPGWQIACHEAGLFHVAALLMVGWLCLAPPLAGQTLIQRDPAIVAMLAEVSRERLEANIRALASFHTRHSLSDTVSEQRGIGAARRWIKAELERYSRQSGGRLVVAFDPFVVEADGRRIAQRTVMQNVLARLPGSDPADTRVLIISGHYDSRASDPLDATSQAPGANDDASGTAVVMELARVMSRHAFPATLVFAAVAGEEQGLYGSSHLAQRAHSEKWNVIAMITNDIVGNTRASETGLHDNTHVRVFSEGVPAAESEAEARRRQAVGSENDSPARQLARYFKAVGERYVDLMNVMLIYRRDRFLRGGDHTPFSRLGFTAVRVTEMYEDFTRQHQNVRSENGVAYGDLPDFVDYPYVAQVARLNLAVLANLALAPAAPDSVVILTRELTNKTSLRWRPPATGRSPAGYRVLMRETISPYWQHTFEAGNVTSCTLPYSKDNYLFAVQSIDAAGHESLPVFPTPSP, encoded by the coding sequence ATGAAATACACGATGGCTGTGCGATGGTGGCCGGCAGGCGCGGCCGCAAAAGAGGTGCGGGCGCTCGCGCCCGGGTGGCAGATTGCCTGCCACGAAGCGGGACTCTTTCACGTGGCCGCACTTCTGATGGTGGGGTGGCTGTGTCTGGCCCCACCGCTGGCGGGACAGACGCTGATCCAGCGTGATCCGGCGATAGTGGCGATGCTGGCGGAAGTTTCGCGGGAGCGCCTGGAGGCCAATATCCGCGCGCTCGCCAGTTTCCACACCCGCCATTCACTGAGTGATACTGTGAGTGAGCAACGCGGCATCGGGGCAGCGCGACGCTGGATCAAGGCGGAGCTGGAGCGCTACTCCCGCCAGAGCGGCGGCCGGCTGGTGGTGGCATTCGATCCCTTCGTGGTCGAGGCTGATGGCCGCCGCATTGCGCAACGCACCGTCATGCAGAACGTGCTGGCGCGTCTGCCGGGCAGTGATCCCGCAGACACGCGCGTGCTCATTATCAGCGGCCATTACGACTCGCGCGCCTCCGATCCGCTCGATGCCACCAGCCAGGCGCCGGGCGCCAATGACGACGCTTCCGGTACCGCGGTGGTGATGGAGCTGGCGCGGGTGATGAGCCGGCACGCTTTTCCCGCCACCCTGGTGTTTGCGGCGGTGGCCGGCGAGGAGCAGGGGCTTTACGGCTCGAGTCATCTCGCGCAACGCGCGCACAGCGAAAAATGGAACGTGATCGCGATGATCACCAACGACATTGTGGGCAACACCCGCGCCAGCGAGACCGGCCTGCATGACAACACACACGTACGCGTTTTCAGCGAGGGGGTGCCGGCCGCGGAAAGCGAGGCCGAGGCACGCCGGCGCCAGGCCGTGGGCAGTGAAAATGACAGCCCCGCGCGCCAGCTTGCCCGCTATTTCAAGGCGGTGGGCGAGCGTTACGTCGATCTCATGAATGTGATGCTGATTTATCGCCGCGACCGCTTCCTGCGCGGCGGGGATCACACCCCCTTCAGCCGCCTGGGCTTCACCGCGGTGCGCGTGACCGAGATGTACGAAGATTTCACCCGCCAGCATCAAAATGTGCGAAGCGAGAACGGCGTGGCCTACGGCGATCTGCCCGACTTCGTCGATTATCCCTACGTCGCACAGGTGGCGCGTCTCAATCTTGCCGTGCTCGCCAATCTTGCTCTGGCGCCCGCGGCACCGGACTCGGTGGTGATTCTCACCCGCGAGCTGACCAACAAAACCTCGCTGCGCTGGCGGCCGCCGGCAACCGGCCGCTCGCCGGCGGGCTATCGCGTGCTCATGCGCGAAACCATCAGTCCTTACTGGCAGCACACCTTCGAGGCCGGCAATGTGACAAGCTGCACACTGCCCTATTCCAAGGACAATTATCTGTTTGCCGTACAGTCCATTGATGCTGCCGGCCACGAAAGCCTGCCGGTTTTTCCCACGCCTTCGCCCTGA
- a CDS encoding DegQ family serine endoprotease, producing the protein MSKARKYPSLIFVLIGMVMGGLVFSNFHAGPQARAFGKEEPAGLATVPPARDKAITTLRDLNNAFVDIAATVNPTVVTVFTEKVYRLRGRSPFAMPFFFDPFGDFFGEDSPFGGRRQERNAPEQQFRQQGLGSGVIVSPDGYILTNNHVIAEADSINIRTIDGRTLPATVIGADPKTDIAVLRVTARNLPAIRLGDSEKLRVGEWVLAIGSPLSANLASTVTQGIVSAKGRSNVGLAQYEDFIQTDAAINPGNSGGALINLDGELVGINTAIASRSGGFQGIGFAVPINMARSVMESLIRHGKVIRGWLGVSIQSVDEALAKGLNLDKPEGVIVSEVVEGSPAERAGLRPEDVILALNGRKVKDSSQLSADIAALAPGTQVTLSVLRDNRMREISVTLGEQPANLGQRGNRRLQEEWLGFTVETLNSRLAERYNLDNRRRGVVVTEINPASSAYRAGLREGDLILKVNRRIVQSVTEFQEVLRDAKKGDTVLLQIARDAGTQFLAFEL; encoded by the coding sequence ATGAGCAAGGCGCGAAAGTACCCGAGTCTGATTTTTGTCCTGATCGGCATGGTGATGGGAGGCCTGGTTTTTTCCAACTTCCATGCCGGACCGCAGGCCAGAGCCTTCGGCAAGGAAGAGCCTGCCGGGCTGGCAACCGTGCCGCCGGCGCGCGACAAGGCCATCACCACCCTGCGGGATTTGAACAATGCGTTCGTCGACATCGCCGCCACCGTGAATCCCACCGTGGTCACGGTGTTTACCGAGAAAGTGTACCGCCTGCGCGGGCGGAGCCCGTTTGCGATGCCCTTCTTTTTTGATCCCTTTGGCGATTTCTTCGGGGAAGACTCGCCCTTTGGCGGCCGGCGTCAGGAGCGCAATGCACCGGAGCAGCAGTTTCGCCAGCAGGGTCTGGGCTCGGGCGTGATTGTGAGTCCGGACGGCTACATCCTGACCAACAATCATGTCATTGCCGAGGCCGACAGCATCAACATCCGCACCATTGACGGCCGCACGCTGCCGGCGACAGTGATCGGCGCGGATCCCAAGACGGACATCGCCGTGCTGCGTGTGACTGCCCGTAATTTGCCGGCGATTCGTCTGGGTGACAGCGAGAAGTTGCGTGTCGGCGAATGGGTGCTGGCGATCGGCAGCCCGCTGAGCGCCAATCTCGCCAGCACGGTCACGCAGGGCATCGTGAGCGCCAAGGGCCGCTCCAACGTCGGCCTGGCGCAATATGAGGATTTCATTCAAACCGACGCAGCGATCAATCCGGGCAATTCCGGTGGTGCCCTGATCAACCTCGACGGCGAGCTGGTGGGCATCAACACCGCCATCGCCTCGCGCAGCGGGGGCTTTCAAGGGATTGGTTTCGCGGTGCCCATCAACATGGCGCGCAGCGTGATGGAATCGCTGATCCGGCACGGCAAGGTGATTCGCGGCTGGCTGGGCGTCAGCATCCAGAGCGTGGATGAAGCACTCGCCAAAGGCCTGAATTTGGACAAGCCAGAGGGGGTGATTGTCAGCGAAGTGGTGGAAGGCAGCCCGGCCGAACGCGCGGGCTTGCGGCCGGAAGACGTCATCCTCGCCTTGAACGGCCGCAAGGTGAAGGACAGCAGCCAACTGAGCGCCGATATCGCGGCCCTGGCGCCGGGCACGCAGGTGACGCTCAGTGTTTTGCGGGACAACCGCATGCGGGAGATCAGCGTGACTTTGGGCGAGCAACCCGCCAATTTGGGACAGCGTGGCAACCGGCGCTTACAGGAAGAATGGCTGGGCTTCACCGTTGAAACACTCAACAGCCGCCTCGCCGAACGCTACAATCTGGACAACCGCCGTCGCGGCGTGGTGGTCACGGAAATCAACCCTGCCAGCTCCGCCTATCGTGCCGGCCTGCGGGAGGGTGACCTCATTCTCAAGGTCAACCGCCGCATCGTGCAGAGTGTGACGGAATTTCAGGAGGTGTTGCGCGATGCGAAAAAAGGCGACACCGTGCTTCTGCAAATCGCGCGCGATGCCGGTACCCAGTTTTTGGCGTTTGAATTGTGA
- a CDS encoding DUF1722 domain-containing protein, which produces MNTATTTEKIRLGISSCLLGQNVRFDGGHKKDHYITTTLAQFFEWVPVCPEMEIGLGAPRESLHLIGKPEAPRLVTTKTGRDYTETMLAYARAKVAQLEKLELHGYLLKKDSPTCGMERVKVYDDNHVPTKTGTGLFARVLLEKMTLLPVEEEGRLNDPRLRENFIVRVFCHYRWRQLQQRPLRRHALVRFHAQHKYLIMAHSPKHLVELGRLVAGAKSLPPGELSARYAELFFAALRRPASSKKHANVLYHLSGYLKKLLDERDKQELQAAIADYQAGLLPLIVPITLLRHYVRKFTLEYLQEQIYLNPHPKELMLLNHV; this is translated from the coding sequence ATGAACACCGCAACCACTACCGAAAAAATTCGCCTGGGGATCAGCTCCTGCCTGCTGGGACAGAATGTGCGCTTCGACGGCGGCCACAAAAAGGATCATTACATCACCACCACCCTGGCGCAATTCTTCGAATGGGTTCCGGTGTGCCCGGAAATGGAAATCGGGCTGGGCGCGCCGCGGGAATCGCTGCACCTGATCGGCAAGCCCGAGGCGCCCCGCCTGGTCACCACCAAAACCGGCCGCGATTACACCGAGACCATGCTGGCGTATGCCCGTGCCAAAGTCGCGCAATTGGAAAAACTCGAACTGCACGGCTATCTGCTCAAGAAGGATTCGCCCACCTGCGGCATGGAACGGGTGAAGGTTTATGACGACAATCATGTGCCCACCAAAACCGGCACGGGGCTGTTCGCACGGGTGTTGCTGGAAAAGATGACCCTGCTGCCCGTGGAGGAGGAGGGCCGGTTGAACGATCCCCGCCTGCGCGAAAACTTCATCGTGCGCGTGTTTTGCCATTACCGCTGGCGGCAATTGCAGCAGCGGCCCCTGCGCCGTCATGCGCTGGTGCGCTTTCATGCGCAACACAAGTATTTGATCATGGCCCACAGCCCAAAACACCTGGTGGAGCTGGGCCGGCTGGTGGCCGGCGCCAAGAGCCTGCCGCCGGGGGAATTGTCGGCGCGCTACGCCGAACTCTTCTTCGCCGCGTTGCGGCGGCCGGCCTCATCGAAAAAACACGCCAACGTGCTGTATCACCTCTCCGGCTATCTCAAAAAACTGCTCGACGAACGTGACAAACAGGAACTGCAGGCCGCGATTGCAGATTATCAAGCCGGGCTGCTGCCGCTCATCGTGCCCATCACCCTGCTGCGGCATTATGTGCGCAAATTCACCCTCGAATATCTGCAGGAGCAAATCTATCTCAATCCGCATCCCAAGGAACTGATGCTGCTCAACCACGTTTAG
- a CDS encoding DegT/DnrJ/EryC1/StrS family aminotransferase yields the protein MPHLALLGGTPTRTRPFPKWPTLRPEHAAALQQAWESGVWGIRSPHIAEFEKRFAEFQHAKYALALCNGTASLWVALKACGVKAGDEVILPPYTFIATASAVLMANAIPVFVDIDPDTYNLDSRLIEAAITPRTRALMPVHLAGQPADLDSILAIAARHGLKVIEDAAQAHGAEWKGRRVGALGDLGSFSFQSSKNMTAGEGGALVSDSKELMDLCFSYYNCGRVREGAWYEHRVLGSNMRMTAWSAAVLLAQFATIEQDMQVRDRNAHHLDQRLCEIPGIRPLLVHPHVTRHARHLYIFRYDAEAFGNLPREKFLQALQAEGIPAYKGYSPLYREPLFALDPREYPWIAERDYASLHLPVCEHACNEEAVWLAQNVLLGTEADMEDIVRAVAKIHQNAAELHPPQFALETEVTPEAAA from the coding sequence ATGCCTCATCTTGCCCTGCTCGGCGGCACGCCGACGCGCACCAGACCCTTTCCGAAATGGCCGACCCTGCGTCCCGAACATGCCGCCGCACTGCAGCAGGCTTGGGAAAGCGGCGTGTGGGGCATTCGCAGCCCGCATATCGCGGAGTTTGAAAAACGCTTTGCGGAATTCCAGCACGCCAAATATGCGCTGGCCCTGTGCAATGGCACCGCCAGCCTGTGGGTCGCGCTCAAAGCCTGCGGTGTCAAGGCCGGCGATGAAGTCATCCTTCCACCCTACACGTTCATTGCCACGGCCTCCGCCGTGTTGATGGCCAACGCCATCCCGGTTTTCGTCGATATCGATCCCGACACTTACAATCTCGATTCCCGGCTCATCGAGGCCGCGATCACCCCGCGCACGCGCGCCCTCATGCCGGTGCATCTTGCCGGCCAGCCCGCCGATCTCGACAGCATCCTTGCAATTGCCGCCCGCCACGGCCTGAAAGTGATCGAGGATGCCGCGCAGGCGCATGGCGCGGAGTGGAAAGGCCGGCGCGTGGGTGCACTGGGCGACCTCGGCTCATTCTCCTTTCAATCCTCCAAAAACATGACCGCCGGTGAGGGTGGCGCACTGGTGTCGGATTCCAAAGAGTTGATGGATCTGTGCTTCTCCTACTACAACTGCGGCCGCGTGCGCGAGGGTGCCTGGTACGAGCACCGCGTGCTCGGCTCCAACATGCGCATGACCGCCTGGTCGGCCGCCGTGCTGCTGGCGCAATTTGCCACCATCGAGCAGGACATGCAGGTGCGCGACCGCAATGCGCACCATCTCGATCAGCGGCTGTGTGAAATTCCCGGCATCCGGCCGCTGCTGGTGCACCCTCATGTCACGCGCCACGCCCGCCACCTCTACATCTTTCGCTATGACGCCGAAGCTTTCGGCAATCTGCCACGCGAAAAATTTCTCCAGGCGCTGCAGGCCGAGGGCATTCCCGCCTACAAGGGCTATTCCCCGCTGTACCGTGAGCCGCTCTTCGCCCTGGATCCGCGCGAGTATCCCTGGATTGCCGAGCGCGATTACGCCAGCCTGCATTTGCCGGTGTGCGAGCATGCCTGCAATGAAGAGGCGGTGTGGCTGGCGCAAAATGTCCTGCTGGGCACCGAGGCGGACATGGAAGACATCGTGCGCGCCGTCGCCAAGATTCATCAAAATGCCGCCGAGCTGCACCCGCCACAGTTTGCGCTCGAAACCGAAGTCACACCGGAGGCGGCTGCCTGA
- a CDS encoding aldo/keto reductase has protein sequence MKQVVFGKTDLLVSEMCLGTMMFGDRCSETEADRILSHGLEQGINFLDTAAMYCDGRTEEMLGRLLQGRRHRFVLASKVHKGLEAEAIISSLEESLRRLQTDYLDLYLIHWPKPGMRLEEVMRALDHVGRQGKARWVGCCNYPAYLFVLSNAVAAQANLRPFDCLQIPYNLIERGAEVEVLPMAHALGVAVMAYRPLAMGLLTGRYAGTEELPADSRAVNDERIGRWLAAYSEDLARLAEYARQNNLSLSDVALAWLRASPAVTCPVVGVSSLAQLQACLSGFALELEPQERELIGNLLRTEVREEAGGAYKALRRNLTLVSLGGRAAAQ, from the coding sequence ATGAAACAAGTCGTCTTCGGCAAAACCGACCTGCTGGTCTCGGAGATGTGTCTCGGCACGATGATGTTCGGCGATCGTTGCAGCGAGACGGAAGCCGATCGCATCCTCAGCCACGGCCTCGAGCAAGGCATTAATTTTCTCGACACCGCGGCGATGTATTGCGACGGCCGCACCGAAGAAATGCTCGGCCGGTTGTTGCAGGGCCGGCGTCACCGCTTTGTGCTGGCCTCCAAAGTGCACAAGGGGCTCGAGGCGGAGGCAATCATTTCCAGCCTGGAGGAGAGCCTGCGCCGCCTGCAAACCGACTATCTCGATTTGTATCTCATTCACTGGCCCAAGCCCGGCATGCGTTTGGAGGAAGTGATGCGCGCGCTGGATCATGTGGGCCGGCAGGGCAAGGCGCGCTGGGTGGGATGTTGCAACTACCCAGCCTATTTGTTCGTGCTGTCGAATGCCGTGGCAGCACAGGCCAATCTGCGGCCATTCGACTGTCTGCAAATTCCCTACAACCTGATCGAACGCGGCGCCGAGGTGGAAGTGCTGCCCATGGCACACGCGCTGGGCGTGGCGGTCATGGCTTATCGTCCGCTCGCCATGGGCTTGCTGACCGGCCGCTATGCCGGCACCGAGGAGCTGCCGGCAGATTCGCGTGCGGTCAACGATGAGCGCATCGGCCGTTGGCTGGCGGCATACAGCGAAGACCTGGCCCGTCTCGCCGAGTATGCCAGGCAGAACAATTTGAGCCTGAGTGATGTGGCGCTGGCCTGGTTGCGCGCCTCGCCGGCCGTCACCTGCCCGGTGGTTGGCGTCAGCTCTCTGGCGCAATTGCAGGCGTGCCTGTCGGGATTTGCCCTGGAATTGGAGCCGCAGGAGCGCGAACTGATCGGCAATCTGCTCCGGACGGAGGTGCGGGAGGAGGCCGGTGGAGCGTACAAAGCGCTGCGGCGCAATCTCACGCTCGTGTCGCTGGGCGGGCGCGCAGCCGCGCAATGA